The following proteins come from a genomic window of Musa acuminata AAA Group cultivar baxijiao chromosome BXJ1-7, Cavendish_Baxijiao_AAA, whole genome shotgun sequence:
- the LOC135679113 gene encoding large ribosomal subunit protein eL34-like isoform X1 has protein sequence MVQRLTYRKRHSYATKSNQTRVVKTPGGRLVYQYANKRASGPKCPVTGKRIQGIPHLRHAQYKRSRLSRNRRTVNRAYGGVLSGSAVRERIIRAFLVEEQKIVKKVLKIQKAKEKQASKS, from the exons ATGGTGCaaagattgacgtaccggaagagGCATAGCTATGCCACCAAATCGAATCAGACGAGGGTCGTCAAAACCCCAG GTGGGAGGCTTGTGTATCAATACGCGAACAAGAGGGCGAGCGGGCCGAAATGCCCTGTGACCGGCAAGAGGATCCAAGGA ATACCTCATCTAAGACATGCTCAGTACAAGAGATCCAGGTTGTCCAGAAACCGGAGGACTGTGAACCGCGCTTATGGTGGTGTGTTATCTGGTAGTGCTGTTAGAGAAAG GATTATTCGTGCATTTCTAGTTGAAGAGCAGAAGATTGTGAAGAAGGTTCTGAAGATCCAAAAGGCTAaagaaaaacaagcttcaaagagCTAG
- the LOC135679113 gene encoding large ribosomal subunit protein eL34-like isoform X2, whose translation MVQRLTYRKRHSYATKSNQTRVVKTPGGRLVYQYANKRASGPKCPVTGKRIQGIPHLRHAQYKRSRLSRNRRTVNRAYGGVLSGSAVRESFAGLFVHF comes from the exons ATGGTGCaaagattgacgtaccggaagagGCATAGCTATGCCACCAAATCGAATCAGACGAGGGTCGTCAAAACCCCAG GTGGGAGGCTTGTGTATCAATACGCGAACAAGAGGGCGAGCGGGCCGAAATGCCCTGTGACCGGCAAGAGGATCCAAGGA ATACCTCATCTAAGACATGCTCAGTACAAGAGATCCAGGTTGTCCAGAAACCGGAGGACTGTGAACCGCGCTTATGGTGGTGTGTTATCTGGTAGTGCTGTTAGAGAAAG TTTTGCAGGATTATTCGTGCATTTCTAG